In Vibrio kanaloae, the genomic stretch TACTTTCAAATCGATAATTTAAATAAGCAAGCCGACAACCTAAACAAGCTTGAAATCGCCCTGACAGAGAAACAAGTCGATGCGATTTACATCAGCGGTATTAGTATCGCGATCTTGGATGATGCCTCTCGTGAGCGTTTATTCAAAGTCATTAGCGTGTTCTCAAACCAAGGCGGTAAGTTGATTTTCGATAACAACTATCGCCCACAGCTTTGGAGCACCGAGCAAGCTCAACACTGGTACGCTAAGTTACTGCCATTGGTAGACATCGCACTGATTACCGAAGACGACGACCTGCTTGTGTGGGGCAACTCAGAAAGCGTTCAACAACGCTGCCTTCGCTTGGGTTGCCAAGAGAGCGTCATCAAACGTGGCTGCGAGCCATGCAAAATTGTTCAAGTTGAACAAGGCAATGTCGTTGAGAGTTATGTGTCAGCGACTCGTGTTTCTAATGTGGTTGATACCTGCGCGGCGGGCGATTCATTTGCCGCGGGTTATTTGGCGGCGCGCCTTACTGGCGAGAGCGCCACCGACGCCGCTGAACTTGGCCACCAACTGGCTTCCACTGTTATCCAATACTCTGGCGCGATCATCCCCGTGAGCGCTATGAGCCAACTGATTAAAAAATAAAAAGCGGAATTATTATGTCTCAAGAAATGATCAACACACTTAAGCAATTCAAAGTTATTCCTGTAATCCAAATCAACAAGGTTGAACACGCGATTCCACTGGCAAAAGTTCTAGTAGAAAATGGCTTGCCCGTTGCTGAAGTGACATTCCGCACTGAAGCGGCAGCGGACGCGATTCGTGCGATGCGCGATGCGTATCCAGAGATGTGTATCGGTGCTGGCACAGTATTGACGCCAGCGCAGATTGACCTAGCGAAAGAGTCGGGCAGCGAATTCATCGTAGCTCCGGGCCTGAACCCAAACACCGTAAAACGTTGCCAAGAAATCGGCATGCCAATCGTTCCGGGCGTAAACAACCCAAGCCAAGTAGAGCAAGCGCTAGAGCTTGGTCTTAACTTCTTGAAGTTCTTCCCAGCGGAAGCGTCTGGCGGCATCAACATGGTGAAGTCTCTGCTAGCGCCATACGTTGATGTGTCACTAATGCCAACAGGCGGTATCGGCAAACACAACGTCAATGACTACCTAGCCGTGGAACGCGTGGTGTGCTGTGGTGGTACTTGGATGGTGTCGCCAAAGATGATCGAGAACGAACAGTGGGACGAGATCGCGGAGTTAGTTCGAGAAGCGGTCGCTCTTGTGAACTAACGAGAAGCGTTTGGAATAAAGATAAACAACAGCAGTGGTTGATGGTTCTGTTTTGTGAATTACCTCCGATAAACAAAACAGAACCATATTTATATAGGAAAACTAATAATGAAAAAAACTATATTATCCCTATTGATTTCAGGTTCAGTAGTGTCCCCAATGGCGTTAGCAATGGCTCCAAATACCGATCTAAATTTAATGCCGTACCCACAAACGGTCGAGCTGAAAGCTGGGCAAGTTAAGGTCGACGGTAACTTCAAGGTTTACATCAAAGGCTTTAATTCTGATCGCGTTGAGTACACGGCGAAACGCTTTATTGATCGCCTTGAGCGTCAGACGGGTGTGCCGATTCTAAATTGGCAGGTTGGTAGTGCAGACGAAGCGAACCTGATCATTGATATCGACGCGGCGCCAAAGTCTGAAGTACAGAACATCGACTCTGTAGAGTCCTACAAAATTACCACTCAGGGTGAACAAATCACGCTGAGCGCACCAAGCCCTTATGGCGCTATTCACGGCATCGAAACCCTTTTACAGCTCGTTGAAACCACGGCGAATGGCTACCATATTCCTGCCGTAACCATAGTTGATGAGCCTCGTTTCCGCTGGCGTGGTGTCTCTTACGATACGTCACGTCACTTCATTGAATTCGATGTGCTGATTCGTCAGTTAGATGCGATGGCGTCGGCGAAGATGAACGTGTTCCATTGGCACTTTTGGGACGACCAAGGTATCCGTATTCAAACGGAATCTTGGCCGCGTCTATGGTCTGAAACCGCCGATGGTAATTACTACACCAAAGACCAAGTTCGCTACCTAGTTGAATACGCCCGTAACCTCGGTATTCGTGTGATTCCTGAAGTTTCTCTTCCGGGTCACTCTTCTGCTGTAGCGCATGCTTACCCACGCTTGATGTCGGGTGGTGAAGGTCAAAGCTACGAACAAGAACGTGGCTGGGGCGTATTTGAGCCATTGATGGACCCACTTAACCCAGAGCTCTATGAAATGCTGGGCGACGTATTCGACGAAGTGACAGAACTATTCCCAGATGAGTACTTCCACATTGGTGGCGATGAGCCGAACTATGCGCAATGGAAAAACAGCGAAAAGCACCAAGAGTTCATTGAAGAGAACAATATCGATGGCGAGCGTGGTCTGCAGTCTTACCTCAATGTAAAAGTTGAGAAGATGCTGGAAGAGCGCGGTAAG encodes the following:
- a CDS encoding sugar kinase; the encoded protein is MSASSLFNIAFFGECMVEISGSPLTKKFGGDTLNTALYLSRLTQHQNLSVHYATGLGSDELSQNMIDSWQLEGIQTNFVERIPNKLPGLYIVETDETGERHFHYWRNDAAVKSYFQIDNLNKQADNLNKLEIALTEKQVDAIYISGISIAILDDASRERLFKVISVFSNQGGKLIFDNNYRPQLWSTEQAQHWYAKLLPLVDIALITEDDDLLVWGNSESVQQRCLRLGCQESVIKRGCEPCKIVQVEQGNVVESYVSATRVSNVVDTCAAGDSFAAGYLAARLTGESATDAAELGHQLASTVIQYSGAIIPVSAMSQLIKK
- a CDS encoding bifunctional 4-hydroxy-2-oxoglutarate aldolase/2-dehydro-3-deoxy-phosphogluconate aldolase; the encoded protein is MSQEMINTLKQFKVIPVIQINKVEHAIPLAKVLVENGLPVAEVTFRTEAAADAIRAMRDAYPEMCIGAGTVLTPAQIDLAKESGSEFIVAPGLNPNTVKRCQEIGMPIVPGVNNPSQVEQALELGLNFLKFFPAEASGGINMVKSLLAPYVDVSLMPTGGIGKHNVNDYLAVERVVCCGGTWMVSPKMIENEQWDEIAELVREAVALVN